One Gemmatimonadaceae bacterium genomic region harbors:
- a CDS encoding helix-turn-helix transcriptional regulator, translated as MNDSFLTEDEGSAGAIPLVVAGVLILVAVGGGIDLALDRPARWVSTHVIFEVAMMTVSLSFAVWLWRGWRRASQSLAAARQSFASRHATLQAERDQWRASAQTALSGLGAAIDGQFDAWKLTAAEREVALLLLKGYGHKQIAGATQRSERTVRQHAVTVYQKSGLAGRAELAAFFLEDLLLPRDE; from the coding sequence ATGAACGACTCTTTTCTGACTGAGGACGAGGGGAGCGCCGGCGCGATTCCACTCGTCGTCGCCGGGGTCCTGATCCTGGTCGCCGTCGGCGGCGGCATTGACCTCGCCCTCGATCGGCCAGCCCGTTGGGTGTCCACGCACGTCATCTTCGAAGTCGCGATGATGACGGTGAGCCTCTCCTTCGCCGTCTGGCTCTGGCGCGGCTGGCGCCGGGCATCGCAGTCGCTCGCCGCGGCGCGCCAGTCCTTCGCCTCGCGGCACGCCACGCTCCAGGCCGAACGCGACCAGTGGCGCGCGAGCGCGCAGACGGCGCTCTCGGGACTCGGTGCGGCCATCGACGGACAGTTCGATGCATGGAAACTGACGGCGGCTGAACGCGAGGTCGCGCTGCTGCTGCTCAAGGGGTACGGCCACAAGCAGATTGCGGGAGCGACGCAGCGCAGTGAACGCACCGTGCGACAGCATGCCGTGACCGTCTACCAGAAGTCCGGCCTGGCAGGGCG